A genomic segment from Nicotiana sylvestris chromosome 1, ASM39365v2, whole genome shotgun sequence encodes:
- the LOC104242161 gene encoding probable E3 ubiquitin-protein ligase RHC1A, which translates to MSLIPRNRPRVIVNGVQRMRTYHYYWCRHCQRSIRTTSANPFEILCPTCFGQVHYELDITRPRLILSDVTRLQPQPSWNSRLLDALTLMTDPSIRQQNNNSDQNHRTRQRARVILQFIGPDDQPIRPVSPHENALSLPFIQELTQNDRPGPPPAPSSAIDALPRIVLNANHLENDSVCPVCKDEVEVGIEVKELPCKHFYHSECIVPWLRMHNTCPVCRYQLEGFSNNEEQHGYTNEFNEEEEDNMRNPLIWGWTQLISLWPFSLLSSWRQRYFNPFETTTSGFPRVRAWWNPRIFP; encoded by the exons ATGTCCTTGATACCTCGAAATCGCCCTCGAGTTATTGTCAATGGAGTCCAGAGAATGAGAACATACCATTACTACTGGTGCAGACATTGCCAAAGATCAATCAGGACAACTTCAGCCAATCCATTTGAAATTCTATGTCCTACTTGTTTTGGCCAAGTTCACTATGAACTTGATATTACAAGGCCTAGGCTAATACTTTCTGATGTCACAAGGCTACAACCACAACCATCCTGGAATTCTCGCCTTCTTGATGCCTTGACACTCATGACTGATCCATCAATCAGACAACAAAACAATAATAGCGATCAAAATCATCGGACTAGACAACGTGCTCGTGTCATTCTCCAATTTATAGGCCCTGATGATCAACCTATTAGACCTGTCTCTCCTCATGAAAACGCGCTTTCTTTGCCATTCATTCAAGAATTGACTCAGAACGATAGGCCAGGGCCGCCTCCAGCGCCATCTTCAGCAATTGATGCATTGCCAAGAATTGTGCTAAATGCAAACCATTTGGAAAATGACTCTGTTTGTCCTGTTTGTAAAGATGAGGTCGAAGTTGGGATAGAAGTTAAAGAACTTCCTTGCAAACATTTTTATCATTCAGAATGTATTGTTCCATGGCTTAGAATGCATAATACTTGTCCGGTTTGTCGATATCAGCTAGAAGGTTTCTCAAACAATGAAGAGCAACATGGATACACAAATGAATtcaatgaagaagaagaggataaCATGAGGAATCCTCTAATATGGGGTTGGACTCAGCTTATTTCCCTTTGGCCTTTTAGTTTGCTATCAAGTTGGAGACAGAGATATTTTAACCCTTTTGAGACTACAACTTCTGGTTTTCCCAGAG TGAGAGCTTGGTGGAACCCTCGGATTTTTCCTTGA